From the genome of Loxodonta africana isolate mLoxAfr1 chromosome 4, mLoxAfr1.hap2, whole genome shotgun sequence:
tgctaagctaaaggttggcagtttgaacctacctagcCATTCCGTGGAAAAtaatgacctggcaatctgctcgtgtagagattacagcctaggaaaccctatggagcagctctacatTGACCTATaatgtctctgtgagtcagaatcaactcagtggcacacaagaAGGACATTCTCTAcaactgtgagacaatgaatttctgttctttaaatcctCTTACACTGTGATAccgtatttttacataaataatgcaCACTATGTTTTTTGCCAACCTCTCAACCTCCTCTCACTTTACTTTCCTAGACGCTATGCGCATTATGTATAGGAGTTATTTACGTGAGCTCATCAGTTGCGAAAAAAACACTGTACTTTATATGGCAGCCCCAGGAGACCAAGATAAGACATTACTGCGGAAATAGTAGTGGAAGTCAAAACAGTATAACTCGCCAAGAGGAAAGGGCTTCATttagagaaggagaagaaaatcaaaactgaGATTTACAAGCTTGGATATGGGTGATCACTATCACTTTAGTTGTCACATTAATGCCATTATCATTTAGACAAGTATGATCAAAGGTAACAATATTAGCCTCAGGATCATGACAGCATTTTaccttagaaaaagaaaagaggatgGACAAAAGGgaccaaagagagagagagagaaataacttGAGGATGGAAAATAATTGATGGAAGTAAGGTAGTCTGTAAACTACACTCATATTCCAAATGATGTATTTATTTACTAGCAATTTCTTCCAGACTGGGTATATTGAGGTATACCCAATATACTCAAATATAGGAAGAAGTAATTGATAAGTAATTGCATTTCAGAAATACCCCTGTGTCGCCTGTCAGCAGTGTATATAAAACAGAATCTTTAAaatcaagatttttttcttttccttagacaactaaggggccctggtggtgcagtggctaagagcttgactgctaaccaaaatgttgacagtttgaatccaccagcttctcactggaaatcctttggggaagttctaccttgtcctgtagtgctgctaggagttggaattgactcaacagaaatgggttttCGTTAAGACAGCTAAACTGTTATTGGACCAGAAAGCTATTGGAACAGACACAGGAATTCACATTAGAGAAACAGCAAGTTAGATCACAGTGAAAATAATTTCTGGAATAATATATTAGTGAAACAACCATGATTTTACAGTATGAATTAAAGCAACTAATTCTTAGCAAAATCCATACACTTAAATGTCAGTTTTAGGAAGAATGTAATTTAAAACTAAGAATTTGTTTTGTAAATGAtagtaagggtttttttttttttttgctaacttttattgttttttttttattgagcttcaagtgaacgtttacaaatcaagtcaaactgtcacatataagtttatatacaccttactccatactcccacttgctctccccctaatgagtcagcccttccagtctctcctttcataacaattttgccagtttctaaccctctctaccctcctatctcccctccagacaggagatgccaacacagtctcaagtgtccacctgatacaagtagctcactcttcatcaacatctctctcctacccaccgtccagtccctttcatgtctgctgagttgtcttcgggaatggttcttgtcctgggccaacagaaggtttggggaccatgaccgccgggattcctctagtctcagtcagaccattaagtatggtctttttgtgagaatttggggtctgcatcccactgatctcctgctccctcagggattctctgttgtgctccctgtcagggcagtcatctgttgtggccgggcaccaactaattcttctggtctcgggatgatgtaggtctctggttcatgtggccctttctgtctcttgggctcttagtatAGTAAGGGTTTTTGAACCATGGTTATATGAGATATAACCTCTATAGGATCcgtaacagaaaataaagaggaaTCAGGACAGCATTTGCTGTTCTTAAATATATGATATTTCTAActatttctttaaagaaatagAGCTAGATTTTGAGGCCAATCCTTGCTATATATTCTTTACTGTTTGTATATAATTATATTATAtgatattatgtatatatatatgtacatgtatgtgtataaagTGTCCCTTCCTGTAAACAGTCTCAGTAAGTGGCCAAATTGCCTTACTAAGGTGTGTGAACAAGAAAGAGGTAAGGAGGGTAAAGCCAGAAATATTTAATGGATTTTTGAGGAAAGCATACCAACACTCAACAATACCACATGCCTGTGGGAGATAGAGCTTTGGCATCCAACAAATACCTTAACTATTAGCCATTTGTGCGTGGctttagtgggaaaaaaaaaaagtgtgccatTGTCAGACTATAAATGATCACAAAGCTGAAAACCCGACCCAGATTAATTTCATGGTTCAAACTGATATGGTTAGAGTTGGGTAATCAGAACAGTAACACTACTGCCTAAAAAAGTGCTGACAGCAGTGAGGCATCACTGATAGTTCCAAGAGGGGATCAAATATCCAAAGAAGTTAATCTGCTGTGGGTGGGGGTCAAAGGCCATTGTGGTCTCCCCTACCGGGAAGACACAGAGTCAATATTGGGCAGGAGCCACAAGTCTGGCATGCGGTGGTAGCCTTGTGGAAGCACAGCCTTTACTTTGTGCCCAGTCTATTCTGGTAAATGTACTGTCGTGTTCAGTGTGGTGATGGATTCATGCAGCAACAGTAGCAATCAGACAGTTCAGACTCATTTAGCAGCTGAATTGCAATTGTTCTCATCAAAGAATGTGGGCCTCTACATGACAGACCCAGACATTTTGATCTTTTAACAGAGACtaacccccaccccacctctttaatttctttctatAGCTTATTGCCCCAAAGAGAAGTGTTTTTATTGGCCAGTACAGTCTTCCAGATGGCAGGTTACATAGTTAGGCCACTGGCAATAACtcaaaaaacagtaaaaatataACCAGATTCATCAAGAGGCATATTGACCAGAGTTACGAGAATGGCTTGAGTTCTGCTCACTGAGTTGAGTGATCATGTCAGCTTTAGGTTTGCATAACTGGTTCTGAGCCTGAACAGACAGAGCAGCACAATGAACACATCAGGTTTTGTTTAGACAAGCCACCTGTGAACCAGGCATTTGGGTAACACCCACTGAGTCCATCACTTTTCTTCAGGTGGTGGAGTTGGGGATTTAGTTTCCCCCAAAGGAACCACTGCCATTTTTTCAGGTAAAGGTAAGATACTACTATGACTAGACTAGCTGTATTCTTGAATATATAACCATTTGACATCAAAGGCTTGTTGGATCCTTCTCACATCACTAATTGTTGAGTGCAAATTGAGACGTCCCAAAATAGGAATGTCAGGCCAAGGAGACACAGAATTCCCGTGGGTCAGGTGTTCAGTTTCCACAAAAGCACAGAAGCAAGTtaatagttgtttttcaaaaGAAATGTACCTGGTAGCCAGGGAGGCAGCAAGTCCAAAACCTAACAGAATACATCCAAGAGGAAGGTCCCTCCCTTTTCTAGAGGCTCCTTTCAGCGAAATCATCAGTCACAGAGAGTTATAGTTCCCAGGGATCATAGGGCCACAGGGTAGGTAGCATGCCACAAGTCATTGGGTAGCTTTCAACGACCACTCAAagtatgctaactgaaaggttggaggattgAATAGACCCAGGGGCACCCTCAGAAGGCAGGCTTTgtggtctactcctgaaaaatcagtcactgaaaaccttatgaagcacagttctaccctgacacacatgggtattcgccatgagtagaaattgactcagtgacaattgGTTATACGCAACAGCTgcttttttccagaaaaaaaaaaaacaaaaaactttcctTTTATTCCATACAGTTTATAGAGAATTCTTGAACATTCTTACTCATTTTGTTATGGATAGTTTTCTGTGCCTAACTACATCTCTCTGGCTGTCTTTTGAGGTCAGGCCTCAGGGGAGTTTGTGACTATATTAAGATCAATCTTTATAGTATGGACTAGTAATATTTTGTAGAGaactagttttttgtttgtttgcttgttttccaAAGTGTTCTATTTTATAGGAAATTACTTTTATTCTATAAAGTCTGTCTGGCTATCCTCTCCTCATGTGGGTTTATGAAAGAGCTTAAATGCTAAAATGTATATTATCTGGAATAAGGAAGGTCtcagatagaaaaaaaagaattacaaacaTAAAGTTTCTTTATTTCTCTGTAGAGTCTGTTGAAAATAATGGTTCTTAATTTTATGGAAATTGGGATATTCAGGATAGTCTTTTCTCCATCCACAGGAGAAACTCTGCCACAGTACATGTCCTTCATTAACAAATTCACATACATATCAATTGCTATCATAAGCAAccacatttttttattgtggtaaaaaggtctataacaaaacatttcaatatattttacatgtacaactcagtaacATTAATTGCAtccatcatgttgtacaactgtCACCATTACCAGTTCCcaattttttccatcacccttaacaaaaaTTCAGAACCCCTTAGCATCCTCATGAAGACCCGTGTCATAGTTAAAAGCTAAATATGGAAGttactactgttttttttttttttttaataacaactgTTTATAAAGggaaacatttagagaagaaaaatGCAGTAACCTAGGTGTGATGGAGAGGAAGAAACCAAAGCTTGGTACTAAGTTTAAGTAGGGTATCTAATTCTTCTGTCACAGTCAAATTGTTTCTGCTGGAGTGAAACAGGTATAGtgataaggctttttttttttttaactcctctgtttaatttggagtccctgggtagtgtaaatggttaatgtgcccaCCCAGAGCTGTcttagaagagaggcctggcaatcaacttccaaaaaaatcaacctttgaaaaccccatgtagcacagttctactctgacaccatgGAGTccacatgagttggaatgaattcaatggcaattggttactGGTGTTTAATTTTACACCAAGTCtttcaaaataaagcaagaagggTGCTTATTGTGTCAGTGTATGTAGAAGCCATAAAAAGCCTCATTTTGAAGGCTAGTAGGAGAGGAAACCCAGTTTGTCCTCAgtactttttttaataattcgAAAACATTTGAAATGGTAAAGTTGAAATAATTCCGAATtgttcatttctgattttaacaGATACTGTGTAATTAACAAAACagtttaaagaaatgcaaatttgaCAATTGAGATCTTGAAGCAAAGTTCTCTTATACCACACTTTGACTTGCACCTGAATCTCTTAACTAGTTGTCTAAGAGATCTGTCCATGTTGCAAAATAAGTGGGACTTCATGATTGTAACAAGCTGAAAACAAATTTTCAAAACATATACAACAATGATATTTCTTGTGTGATCATAGTAATCTTCTGGTTATAATAGGTCAGTGTTTAAGTGTTTAACGATATACTCTGACAATATTGTAGACCAAAACAGCAatctatacattaaaaaaaaaaaaaaagggagaaaaacaatAGGTAGTGACAAAAGTAACCCTTCATAAGAGCTTCTTTAATATCCAAAACAGTGTGGCCTTATCTCATTGTCTAATTCAGAAACCATCAATTATAATGTCTCCTAaagttcataaaaaaaatcaaactacacccattgccattgagttgattccaactcatagtgaccctataggacagagtagaactgccccatagggtttccaaggagcagttggtggatttgaactgtcgactttttggttagcagccctaactcttaaccattgtgccaccagggcccccctaAAGTTCATAGGCATTAATATATTCTCCTAAGCATTTTCACAGTGTTATTTTATCAAAAGTCATATAAATCAACAAAAGCATAAAACATAATAAAGAATGACATTGCAATACTTTTTGGAGGATTCCAGTTTTATTAAATCAGAGATGTAAATTTACATGTtctcccttggaaactctatggggcagttctactctgtcctatagggtcgctatgagtcggaatctactcaacggcagtgggtgtggtAGTGGGTTATCCACGGAACAAGGAAATGACCATTGACAATGTTGTCAGGGCACAGCATGAGACAAAAGTAATTTTCATCTTTTCTGTGACTTCATAGAAATTTAAATAAGTTGATTCTTACAGATGTAGTTTTGTTTACTTTCACAGACATCGCCAAAATAAGCTTCTCTTGATTTGTATGATAAACAGACTTGTCCCTTTTGATGTCTGGAAAGGTCAAAGCTAAAATAGAAGAAATGTCACACTCATTGACACGAAATTCCGTAATGTGCAGATTCCAAAGAGATGAAACATAGAAATTTTacatccaaattaaaaaaatataatctaTATGTAATATAATAGAATGTTTATCACTTGGtggcacagacaagtgaaatatttataaattgaaATATTACTGATAGATGAaacttaaaaattaattaaaatttcaaCTAAGGATAGAAGTATctaagagggagaaaaatcatGTGGATTATCACTGATTATAATAcagacaaattaaaaataaaagaatagaaaGCCTGTGAATAGCAAGACTAAGTAAACTCTTCTGgtggggagaaaatatttttagactcCATAGtctttaggttcatagtgagtggaatattaaaaaaaaatagtaagaatAGGACTTTAGGGATATATCCATGACCTGGAAGGCAGGTTGACGTAGAATACTGTGGTTAGTGAGAAAGACATTGAACCATGATTGCAATAAAAAGTCTTTGGAGAGGGATCATGAAGAGACTGAGCTATGTCATCTGCTCCTGAAGTCCATATGCTGTACAGGAAATTGGATTTAAGTTGCTTCTCTCTCACCAAGTGCGCAAATGCCCTTGAAATTattccccagacaccctttattTTTGTTCCTTCGGGAAATGTAGTAATTAAATCAAGAGCAGAGAAGGCTGCATTGTGTCAAATACTTACATATCAGAGGAAATAATTGAATCATTTTCCCACAGCCATTGCTGGTCAATTCCATTATGGTAGACTCCAATCCAAAAGAAAGAGTTTAAAGAGAAGAAATGCTGGTGGTAAACAAACATATGCGAATATAACTTTTGTATTATTATCTTTTCATCAACTGCATGAAGGGACCTTTAAAAATATTCAACATCAACCATCTAGTCCACAAAATCATTAACCTTATGCTATATTTCAGGGTCTTTTTGAGATGGTAACAATATGCAGTATCAGTGTTAAACGTGGCTTTTATGggagataaagaaaataaataaatatgagtaAAAAGATCATGTTGGTTTTGGGCATAAGGGagtgtgattttttaaaagaatagcaCTTCATAGACTTCTGAGGGACTCAGTTTACCCCCTGTGTCTATCTCTTCTTCCATCAGGTACATTATAGATACAGTGATAAAGCATACTTGTTTAGTCTTTTTGTTCCTCCATCAGGAGAATTTACACAGAGGGCACCTCGCTTTATGTTGATTTACACTGTTGGAGTTGGGAAAACTCATCTTTTCACAAAGTTTTCTTAATTCTGATACACTGATCAGACAATGGCATTAGCTTTGGGTCCACAAAGGTttgttgctatagggtcactatgagtcagaattaactcgatggcaatgggtctttttttttttttcttggtgctgGGCTACAACAGGTTCTTTACTCTCTAAGATAGTCCTTTAATTACTGTCTCCTTATGAAGTATCTCTTTGTATATGTTTGCATGCAGTACATTTCAAATATCTCAAAACATTTCTCCCTTGTGTATAATATACAGATCCTCTGTCATATTTTGCGTGTGAAAATTTATGCAAAAGATAAACTAGTGAAATCCTTCAACAATTTGTCTAgtgcttaactttttttttttttaactcggaTAAATGAAAGCAATTCCCCAGTGTAATTCAGTTAATCAGCTTCACATAGCTCACATATGATAGTTAAAGTAACAGCTTACCAGCTCCTCCTTGTTTATCTTCATGAGGCTGGAATTCTGAGATAAGCAGGCATGCTGACTCTCCCTCCAAgtcagctgttccttggagaaGTAGTAACAACTGTATCTGAACCAAATCCAGTTCTTTGGACAAGAATGACAACCTTGCAAACAGaagtacatttttctttttttgtcactgTAGTAACATTATGTTAAGACAACAAAGATGAGTAACAATAAAGGTACAAACTAGAAACgaaaatttgtctttttatttttatttcaacttGTTACTACATTTTAGATTCTTTATCCATAAGGGCCTGCTGGCactaacggttaagcacttgactgctattgtaaaggctggcagctcgaactcacccagtggtaccacggcaaaaagatctggcaatctgcttctgttaagatcacagccaagaaaaccctatgaagcagttctactctgtaacatgctgggtggccatgagtcagaactgactagatggcaactaataacaacgtgTATCGTATAACAAAAGTCTTTTGGTATCTAGTCATATGAGGATTAGTCAAACCAAATGTTTTCTTACTTCTTTGACATTGTTAGATCACCTTTATAAGCTGAAATATCTTTACTTTTACATCGGCATTAGATCAGTTTTGACTGAAATTTTGTCCTTCCATAGCAAACACTATCTTTCCAAAATTCATGCTCAGATTTATTAAATCTATCACCCCTACAAACCTATGGAATCTCGCATGAGTCCCTAATAAGAACTCACCTCTCTATTTTTATCTAGCAGTTAGTTACACATAAACCTCCGTCTCACCACAGGCAGTCCCTGAATTATGAGTGTTCTATTCCTAAATCTGTCGTTAAGTCATATTTGTACATAAGCTGGAACAGCTAGGTACAGTTAATATCCAACGCcaattagtcaaatgtttgtctttttatatagtatatagtgtacctttctatgcataaaaaaattaaagaaacacttccagatatattaaaacatctttaacataataatacagtaataataacaaaagTGTTTTGATTCAAATTGCAAAGTAGCTCCTGTCTGTTTTTCTGAGCCATTATACgcaccttgaatttttaatataataggctgtACAGGGGTTGGTTCCTAACTATGAGTTGTACTCAAGTTGGACTTTCATaatcagggactgcctgtatattatAAGTTATTTAATGGCTTGGACCATGTCTTATTCATATTTATATCTTATATAGCACATACCGGAATACCTGGCCTATAAAAGGCTCTATGCTTGTGGAGTTGACACAAACAATGAATATCTTTGCTGCTTAAATCAGCATAAGAAATCAGGCCATAAAAAATTGCCTACCTTTTTGCTGGTCTGTGAGAGGTGTTTGTTTGGAAGATGCTACAAAAACAGTCAAATATAATAATTAGATTTTCCTTTAAATTGAAATATTAAAAGATTATATTATATGGAGGAGTAAATCAGCAATTTTAAAGAAAGGCAGAGTTTTAAGGAACTAAAATTGTCCTGAGCCAAAAATCTTCTTACCATATTCTATGAAATAAATAATGCTCCCAAAGGGAAAACAGTGTGGAAAACTCTGTAGTTACTTACAGTTTGCAGTAAGAAAATATACTGCAATGGCTGTAACCAACAGGAGAAGGCACAGGACCCCCAGCACCCCAGAAATGACCCTCCATGGAAGAGATAAAAAATCTAGAACCAAAAGCAAAAGTAGTTGAAATAAGATcacaagacaaaaaataaaaattacttataCAGCATTTCACAGTCAAGAATGAATTCAAATACTTTTTTACTCTTGAGTCTCACAACAAGTCTGTGAAATATGTTTACCCATTTTTAGGCAATAATGAGATAATTGAAGTAAAAATCTAAATTTTTAACATAGGCTGTTCGCCTGAGGTAACGTAATCAAGTAATGACAGAGCTGAGCCCCTAATTCACAAACTCTCCCTTCAAATCCCACTCACTTTCATCCTTCTCCACCATAAGGTAAGAAAAAAGACATAAACTG
Proteins encoded in this window:
- the LOC104845980 gene encoding killer cell lectin-like receptor subfamily E member 1 isoform X1 is translated as MNEEPIIHAALNPDSLPKHTRKNNNKHKSSSSGLSLARKELKHHKCKKQKKNTTEDVSGKDFLSLPWRVISGVLGVLCLLLLVTAIAVYFLTANSSSKQTPLTDQQKGCHSCPKNWIWFRYSCYYFSKEQLTWRESQHACLSQNSSLMKINKEELHFFSLNSFFWIGVYHNGIDQQWLWENDSIISSDIFDLSRHQKGQVCLSYKSREAYFGDVCESKQNYICKNQLI
- the LOC104845980 gene encoding killer cell lectin-like receptor subfamily E member 1 isoform X2, coding for MSQLPFWFWIVFLLSLCLFSYLMVEKDENFLSLPWRVISGVLGVLCLLLLVTAIAVYFLTANSSSKQTPLTDQQKGCHSCPKNWIWFRYSCYYFSKEQLTWRESQHACLSQNSSLMKINKEELHFFSLNSFFWIGVYHNGIDQQWLWENDSIISSDIFDLSRHQKGQVCLSYKSREAYFGDVCESKQNYICKNQLI